From a region of the Fischerella sp. JS2 genome:
- a CDS encoding chemotaxis protein CheC, whose protein sequence is MNVTADQLDALQELINIGVGQAASLLNEMLDSHIHLEIPFVKVLTAADTYHELATRFQDDSLATVRLSFTGSFYGTAGLIFPTESASTLVAILTGEEPGSADLDAVKIGTLSEIGNIVINGVMGSISNVLKQHMNYTLPVYLEDTIENLLLPTRVSDSNIILAQARFAIEKLEIIGDIILIFEVSTFDALLNAINKEISVT, encoded by the coding sequence ATGAATGTGACAGCAGATCAACTAGATGCGTTACAAGAATTGATTAATATTGGAGTTGGTCAAGCAGCAAGTTTACTCAATGAAATGCTTGATTCTCACATTCATTTGGAAATTCCATTTGTAAAAGTATTAACTGCTGCGGATACCTATCACGAATTAGCAACACGATTTCAGGATGACAGTTTAGCGACTGTCAGGCTTAGTTTTACAGGATCTTTTTATGGTACTGCTGGTTTGATTTTTCCTACAGAGAGTGCATCTACATTGGTTGCCATTTTAACTGGTGAAGAACCAGGTTCAGCTGATCTAGATGCAGTAAAAATAGGCACTTTGAGCGAGATAGGTAATATTGTGATTAATGGAGTCATGGGTTCGATCAGCAATGTGCTTAAACAACACATGAATTACACATTACCTGTTTATTTAGAAGATACTATTGAAAATTTACTATTACCTACCCGTGTAAGTGACTCCAATATTATACTTGCTCAAGCAAGGTTTGCTATTGAAAAATTAGAAATTATCGGAGACATTATTTTAATCTTTGAGGTAAGTACATTCGATGCGCTACTCAATGCAATTAATAAAGAGATTAGCGTCACCTGA
- a CDS encoding response regulator, translated as MALILIIDDAAFSRRMIRKFLQADGYEILEATNGREGLEIVHNHKPNCVLADLLMPDMNGFEFLQALQNEGLKVPTIIISADIQEGSRNKSYNLGAVNFINKPPKEHELREAVQQVLHNKE; from the coding sequence ATGGCGTTAATTCTAATTATTGATGATGCAGCTTTTTCTCGCAGAATGATTCGCAAATTTCTGCAAGCAGACGGCTATGAAATTCTAGAAGCAACCAATGGACGCGAGGGATTAGAAATAGTTCACAATCATAAACCGAATTGCGTGTTAGCGGATCTTTTAATGCCAGATATGAATGGCTTTGAATTCCTCCAGGCTTTACAAAATGAAGGATTGAAAGTTCCTACTATTATCATTTCTGCCGATATCCAGGAAGGATCACGCAATAAAAGTTATAATTTGGGAGCAGTTAACTTTATCAATAAACCACCAAAAGAACATGAACTGCGAGAGGCGGTTCAACAAGTTCTTCATAATAAGGAATGA
- the nifJ gene encoding pyruvate:ferredoxin (flavodoxin) oxidoreductase gives MHTTFATIDGNEAVARVAYRLSEVIAIYPITPSSAMGEWADAWSASNHPNLWGTVPSVIEMQSEGGAAAAVHGALQTGSLTTTFTSSQGLLLMVPNLYKIAGELTSAVIHVAARALATHALSIFGDHSDVMAARGTGFALLCSASVQEAHDFALIAQAATLAARVPFMHFFDGFRTSHEIQKVQLLEDDDLRSLIDEELILAHRTRALTPDHPVLRGTAQNPDVYFQARERANPYYNACAEIVQQVMDKFGERTGRHYQIYEYYGASDADRVIVLMGSGCETVHETVDYFNARGEKVGVVKVRLYRPFDVQRFVQALPKTTKAIAVLDRSKEPGSAGEPLYLDVVTAIHEGIRGQGGRLGGQGDNENVYTPHTPHTPHTPTIIGGRYGLSSKEFTPAMVQAIFDNLAQPQPQNHFTVGINDDINHASLTFDPNFSTEPDHVVRAMFYGLGSDGTVGANKNSIKIIGEETDNYAQGYFVYDSKKSGSMTVSYLRFGPKPIRSTYLIGKANFIGCHQWVFLDRVDVLKDAEIRATFLLNSPYDADTVWEYLPAKFQQQIISKQLNFYVINATQFARDSGMGGRINTIMQVCFFALAGVLPQAEAIAKIKQAIEKTYGKKGAEVVRMNLQAVDQTLENLQKVDVPQQVEIQNPKSKIQNIEGAPEFVREVLGKIMRWEGDDLPVSALPADGTFPTGTSQWEKRNVALEIPVWEADICIQCSKCVMVCPHAAIRSKVYAESELTNAPVTFKSINAKDKDFAGQKFTIQVAPEDCTGCGICVEICPAKNKLQPETKAINLKPQLPLRKQERENWNFFLNLPNPDRRQLKLNQIRQQQLQEPLFEFSGACAGCGETPYLKLLSQLFGDRAMIANATGCSSIYGGNLPTTPWTKNSEGRGPAWSNSLFEDNAEFGFGFRLSLDKHIEYAAELLQELGSKLPDDLVESILNAPQKTEADIYEQRQRVELLKQQLDKILDSQPNSNLKSKIQNLKLLADYLVKKSVWIVGGDGWAYDIDFGGLDHVLASGRNVNILVMDTEVYSNTGGQSSKATPRAAIAKFAASGKPAAKKDLGLMAMSYGNVYVASVALGARDDQTLKAFLEAEAYNGPSLIIAYSHCIAHGINMTTAMNNQKALVESGRWLLYRYNPELREQGKNPLQLDMRSPKQSLEQSMYQENRFKMLVKSKPELAQRLLQQAQAEVDARWQLYEYLAAQ, from the coding sequence ATGCACACAACCTTTGCAACCATTGATGGGAATGAGGCTGTAGCCCGTGTTGCTTACCGTTTAAGTGAAGTCATAGCCATTTATCCCATCACCCCCTCTTCAGCAATGGGTGAATGGGCTGATGCTTGGTCAGCGTCAAACCACCCTAATTTGTGGGGTACTGTTCCTAGTGTAATCGAGATGCAGAGTGAAGGCGGAGCTGCTGCGGCTGTACATGGGGCGCTACAAACGGGTTCTCTGACAACTACATTCACTTCGTCACAGGGATTATTGTTGATGGTCCCTAATTTGTACAAAATTGCTGGAGAATTAACTAGTGCAGTAATTCATGTGGCTGCCCGTGCTTTAGCTACCCATGCTTTATCTATTTTTGGCGATCACAGTGATGTTATGGCAGCCCGTGGTACTGGGTTTGCGTTGCTGTGTTCTGCGTCTGTTCAGGAAGCCCATGATTTTGCGCTAATTGCCCAAGCTGCAACTTTGGCGGCGCGAGTGCCGTTTATGCATTTTTTTGATGGTTTTCGGACTTCCCATGAAATTCAGAAAGTCCAGTTACTGGAAGATGACGATTTGCGATCGCTCATTGATGAAGAATTAATTCTTGCCCATCGTACCCGCGCTTTAACTCCCGATCACCCTGTATTGCGGGGAACTGCCCAAAACCCCGATGTTTATTTTCAAGCCCGCGAACGCGCCAATCCCTACTACAATGCTTGTGCAGAAATAGTCCAGCAAGTCATGGATAAATTTGGCGAACGCACAGGAAGACATTACCAAATTTACGAATACTATGGTGCAAGTGACGCCGATCGCGTCATTGTCCTGATGGGTTCAGGCTGTGAAACAGTCCATGAAACAGTAGATTATTTCAACGCCCGTGGTGAAAAAGTTGGTGTTGTCAAAGTCAGATTATATCGCCCCTTTGATGTCCAAAGATTTGTTCAGGCTTTACCAAAAACCACAAAAGCGATCGCAGTTCTAGATCGCAGCAAAGAACCAGGTTCAGCCGGCGAACCGTTATATCTCGATGTTGTCACCGCCATTCATGAAGGAATAAGGGGACAAGGGGGACGACTTGGAGGACAAGGGGATAACGAAAATGTTTATACTCCCCACACCCCTCATACCCCTCACACTCCAACAATCATCGGTGGTCGCTACGGTCTTTCGTCTAAAGAATTTACCCCAGCAATGGTGCAGGCTATTTTTGATAATCTTGCCCAACCACAACCGCAAAATCACTTCACTGTTGGTATTAATGATGACATTAATCATGCTTCCCTAACCTTTGACCCCAATTTCTCAACCGAACCAGATCACGTTGTGAGAGCCATGTTTTATGGCTTAGGTTCTGATGGAACTGTGGGTGCAAATAAAAACTCAATCAAGATTATTGGTGAAGAAACCGACAACTACGCCCAAGGTTATTTTGTCTACGATTCCAAGAAATCTGGTTCGATGACAGTTTCTTACTTGCGTTTTGGCCCGAAGCCAATTCGCTCTACTTATCTGATTGGTAAAGCGAATTTCATTGGTTGTCACCAGTGGGTATTCTTAGATCGAGTAGATGTACTGAAAGATGCTGAAATTAGGGCAACTTTTTTACTTAATAGTCCTTATGATGCTGATACAGTCTGGGAATATCTACCAGCCAAATTCCAGCAGCAAATTATCAGCAAACAACTAAATTTTTACGTGATTAATGCTACTCAATTTGCCCGTGATAGTGGCATGGGTGGACGCATTAACACTATCATGCAAGTATGCTTCTTTGCCTTAGCAGGAGTTTTACCCCAAGCAGAAGCGATCGCCAAAATCAAGCAAGCTATTGAAAAGACATACGGTAAAAAAGGTGCAGAAGTCGTCCGCATGAATCTACAAGCAGTGGATCAAACGCTGGAAAACTTGCAGAAAGTCGATGTTCCACAACAGGTAGAAATCCAAAATCCAAAATCCAAAATCCAAAATATTGAGGGTGCGCCTGAGTTTGTGCGAGAAGTCTTAGGCAAAATTATGAGGTGGGAAGGAGATGATTTACCTGTAAGTGCTTTACCTGCGGATGGAACTTTCCCTACAGGTACTTCTCAATGGGAAAAACGTAATGTCGCGCTAGAGATTCCGGTTTGGGAAGCTGATATCTGCATACAATGCAGTAAGTGTGTGATGGTTTGTCCTCATGCTGCAATTCGCAGTAAGGTTTATGCAGAGAGTGAATTAACAAATGCTCCAGTAACATTCAAATCTATCAATGCCAAAGATAAAGACTTTGCTGGACAGAAATTTACGATTCAAGTAGCACCGGAAGATTGTACAGGATGCGGTATCTGCGTTGAAATTTGCCCTGCGAAAAATAAATTGCAGCCAGAAACGAAAGCAATTAATCTCAAGCCGCAGCTACCTTTACGGAAACAAGAACGGGAAAACTGGAATTTCTTTTTGAATTTACCAAATCCTGACCGACGGCAACTGAAATTAAACCAAATTCGCCAACAACAACTACAAGAACCATTATTTGAATTTTCCGGTGCTTGTGCGGGTTGTGGTGAAACGCCTTATTTAAAACTACTATCACAATTATTTGGCGATCGCGCGATGATTGCCAACGCCACTGGTTGTTCTTCGATTTACGGTGGTAATCTACCGACAACTCCTTGGACTAAAAATTCTGAAGGTAGAGGCCCGGCATGGTCTAATAGTTTATTTGAAGATAACGCCGAATTCGGTTTTGGTTTTCGCTTATCTCTAGATAAACATATTGAATATGCGGCGGAATTATTGCAAGAATTAGGAAGTAAGCTTCCTGATGATTTAGTTGAATCTATTCTTAACGCACCCCAAAAAACCGAAGCAGATATCTATGAACAAAGACAAAGGGTAGAATTGCTCAAACAGCAATTAGATAAAATTCTCGATTCTCAACCCAACTCCAATCTAAAATCCAAAATCCAAAATCTAAAATTGTTAGCTGATTATCTTGTTAAAAAGAGCGTTTGGATTGTCGGTGGTGACGGTTGGGCTTACGATATTGACTTTGGCGGATTGGATCATGTGCTTGCCAGTGGCCGGAACGTGAATATCCTAGTTATGGATACAGAGGTATATTCTAATACAGGTGGACAATCTTCTAAAGCGACTCCACGAGCTGCGATCGCGAAATTTGCCGCTAGTGGTAAGCCTGCTGCCAAGAAAGATTTAGGATTAATGGCGATGAGCTACGGTAATGTCTACGTAGCAAGTGTAGCGTTGGGCGCACGTGATGACCAAACACTAAAAGCATTTTTAGAAGCCGAAGCCTACAACGGCCCATCTCTAATTATTGCTTACAGTCATTGCATTGCTCACGGCATTAATATGACCACAGCCATGAACAACCAAAAAGCTTTGGTAGAATCAGGTCGTTGGTTGCTGTATCGCTATAACCCAGAGTTGCGAGAACAGGGTAAAAATCCTTTGCAATTGGATATGCGATCGCCTAAACAATCACTAGAGCAGTCAATGTATCAAGAAAATCGCTTCAAAATGCTTGTAAAGAGTAAACCCGAACTTGCTCAACGCCTGCTACAACAAGCGCAAGCAGAAGTAGACGCACGTTGGCAATTGTATGAGTATTTGGCAGCACAATAA
- a CDS encoding hybrid sensor histidine kinase/response regulator: MNKIEQAQEKFSLLDRIPLGAFVLHSDCTVLFWNCCLEEWTKISRSKILGNSIYEYFPHLNHPRYANRLHQIFEGGPPTIFSSQLHKYVIPVPLPQDRYCIQHTTVTAVPALDGDGFYALFSIQDVTDLTFRVQEYKNLRDQALAIAEERQQAKEAAEKANRVKDEFLAIVSHELRSPLHPILGWAKLLKKGSLNEVAKVRAVETIERNAELQVQLIDDLLDISRILRGKLALNLETVNLAAIIEAALETVQLAAEAKSIQISLNLGKKIGRVKGDSGRLQQVIWNLLSNAVKFTPTGGKVEVYLEQIDSHVYIRVQDTGQGISLDFLPYVFEYFRQADSSITRSSGGLGLGLAIVRQLVELHGGRVWAESPGDGQGATFTVSLPVLQQSQKLISADYKAYEASYPFSMLPVRLEGIQLLVVDDDADTREFLAFLLEEQGATVTIATSANEALAAIAQSKPDLLLSDLGMPEFDGYALIRKLRSLPSNQGGEIPAITLTAYAAETTQRQVFAAGFQMHIAKPADPAKLVAAIAALVKK; this comes from the coding sequence ATGAACAAAATAGAACAAGCTCAGGAAAAATTTAGCCTTTTAGATAGAATTCCTTTAGGAGCTTTTGTTCTGCATTCAGATTGCACCGTTTTATTCTGGAATTGCTGTTTAGAGGAATGGACGAAAATTTCCAGAAGTAAGATTTTAGGAAACTCTATTTATGAATATTTTCCTCATCTAAATCATCCTCGCTATGCTAACCGTCTGCACCAAATTTTTGAAGGAGGTCCTCCTACAATCTTTTCTTCGCAATTGCATAAATATGTGATTCCTGTACCGCTACCACAGGATAGATACTGCATTCAACATACAACAGTAACTGCTGTTCCTGCATTAGATGGAGATGGATTTTATGCTCTTTTTTCAATTCAAGATGTCACTGATTTAACGTTTAGAGTTCAAGAATATAAAAACTTGCGAGATCAGGCTTTAGCAATAGCGGAAGAACGTCAACAAGCAAAAGAAGCAGCTGAAAAAGCGAACCGTGTTAAAGATGAATTTCTCGCTATTGTTTCTCATGAATTGCGTTCTCCGCTTCATCCTATTTTGGGTTGGGCAAAACTTTTGAAAAAAGGCTCATTGAACGAAGTTGCTAAAGTTCGGGCTGTGGAAACTATCGAACGGAATGCGGAACTACAGGTGCAATTAATTGATGATTTATTGGATATCTCGCGCATTCTTCGAGGTAAGTTAGCACTGAATTTAGAAACTGTTAATCTTGCTGCTATTATTGAAGCTGCTTTAGAGACAGTGCAATTAGCAGCCGAAGCTAAATCAATTCAAATTAGTCTGAATTTAGGTAAGAAGATTGGACGGGTAAAAGGTGATAGTGGACGTCTGCAACAAGTGATTTGGAATCTGCTCTCTAATGCAGTCAAATTTACCCCAACAGGCGGAAAAGTTGAAGTCTATTTAGAACAAATTGATTCTCACGTATATATTCGAGTTCAGGATACAGGACAGGGTATTAGTCTTGACTTTTTGCCCTATGTATTTGAGTACTTTCGTCAGGCAGATAGTAGCATCACCCGCAGTTCAGGTGGACTAGGACTTGGTTTGGCAATCGTACGTCAGCTTGTCGAGTTGCACGGTGGTAGAGTTTGGGCAGAAAGTCCAGGAGATGGACAAGGTGCAACATTTACGGTTAGTTTACCAGTGCTACAACAGAGTCAAAAATTAATAAGTGCAGATTACAAAGCATATGAGGCTTCTTATCCATTCTCAATGCTCCCTGTGCGGCTCGAAGGTATACAGTTGTTAGTCGTGGATGATGATGCAGATACACGCGAGTTTCTGGCCTTTTTATTAGAAGAACAGGGAGCAACTGTGACGATCGCAACCTCAGCGAATGAAGCACTTGCTGCGATCGCTCAATCAAAGCCAGATTTGCTATTAAGTGATTTGGGTATGCCAGAATTTGATGGCTACGCTTTAATTCGCAAACTGCGATCGCTACCTAGCAATCAAGGCGGAGAAATTCCAGCGATCACTTTAACTGCTTACGCCGCAGAAACGACACAACGACAAGTTTTTGCTGCTGGCTTTCAAATGCATATCGCTAAACCTGCTGATCCTGCAAAATTAGTTGCTGCAATTGCAGCACTTGTGAAGAAGTAA